One Fundulus heteroclitus isolate FHET01 chromosome 1, MU-UCD_Fhet_4.1, whole genome shotgun sequence genomic window carries:
- the LOC105925842 gene encoding transmembrane protein 26: MCRLLNVTLALLSRFLFAVHGVVTVWRVVAVKGEPLYWLLLSGVALLGVEMALTLKCTRNAEWKWFSPMVFLYLSTVIPSIWFLELSLLQSKLPLTNSSGHELRLLAYIPITAGIEELEPQNWVAGLEQTMLIVLVLGRWLMPKGDMTRDQLSQLLMAYVGLGADILDIFDTFKEPEVENNRAVVIVGLALFSWALMQFPLVLTQTKASQGELPQRSWNSLSCCREPLSSCPSCCSNEVWSLLLTVGLQDAPFLVYRLYLMIKEQVQNQLMIFFTCKNILIVLLELYRIFVVQFEQQEQEPALHRCGALVTCVQTFGGNNEEQAEEQESKQRRSAEQSRCTDMEMGLDGDEDHRVST, translated from the exons ATGTGTCGCCTCCTGAACGTCACGTTGGCCTTGCTGAGCCGCTTCCTGTTTGCCGTGCACGGTGTCGTGACGGTGTGGCGAGTGGTGGCTGTCAAAGGGGAGCCACTCTATTGGCTGCTGCTTTCGGGCGTGGCTCTGCTGGGCGTGGAAATGGCCCTCACCCTCAAATGCACCCGCAATGCAGAGTGGAAATG GTTCTCCCCCATGGTTTTCCTCTACCTCAGTACTGTCATCCCATCCATTTGGTTTCTGGAGCTCAGCCTATTACAGTCCAAGCTGCCCCTCACCAATTCCTCTGGCCATGAGCTTCGTTTGCTGGCCTACATCCCGATCACAGCG GGCATCGAGGAACTTGAACCGCAGAACTGGGTTGCAGGACTGGAGCAGACCATGCTTATTGTGCTGGTTTTGGGCCGCTGGCTGATGCCCAAAGGGGACATGACACGGGACCAGCTTTCACAGCTCCTCATGGCGTATGTCGGACTGGGCGCTGACATCCTAGACATCTTCGATACCTTCAAAGAACCTGAAGTTGAGAACAACAGGGCGGTCGTCATCGTTGGCCTGGCCCTCTTCTCTTGGGCGCTCATGCAGTttcctctggttctgacccagacAAAAGCCTCACAGGGTGAGCttccccagaggagctggaatAGCCTCTCCTGCTGCCGGGAGCCTTTATCCTCGTGTCCCTCTTGCTGCTCCAATGAGGTCTGGAGTTTGTTGCTCACCGTGGGACTCCAAGACGCCCCCTTCCTGGTTTATCGTCTATACCTCATGATAAAAGAGCAGGtgcagaaccagctgatgaTTTTCTTCACCTGCAAGAACATACTTATTGTCCTCTTGGAGCTTTACAGGATATTCGTGGTGCAGTTCGAACAGCAGGAACAGGAGCCAGCGCTCCATAGATGTGGGGCTCTGGTGACCTGTGTTCAAACCTTTGGGGGTAATAATGAAGAGCAGGCTGAAGAACAGGAGAGCAAACAGAGGCGCAGCGCAGAGCAGAGCCGTTGTACGGACATGGAAATGGGACTCGACGGAGATGAAGATCATAGAGTGTCCACGTAA